From a region of the Acidimicrobiia bacterium genome:
- a CDS encoding DUF3159 domain-containing protein, which translates to MTEHPTPNEPKASPGRTLDSVMPIVAFVALNRFFGLAWGVAGATLWSIKAAVSRHRRGEAIGKYLPILVAYLVARGLIGIITDSEAVYFGIGIGTKACIGAALVITALAGTPFIERFLHQAVPFNQATRSHPAYHRMAVRMTVGIGLWQFVTSAWDIWLFRQTSVDGYLLIRTLVGWPAAMIVTLVAFFYANRALKVVPGFTSIFDLLEEADEKR; encoded by the coding sequence ATGACCGAACACCCAACCCCCAACGAACCGAAAGCCTCCCCGGGCCGCACCCTCGACTCGGTGATGCCCATCGTGGCCTTCGTAGCCCTCAACCGCTTTTTCGGCTTGGCTTGGGGCGTGGCCGGAGCCACCCTGTGGAGCATCAAAGCCGCCGTCTCTCGGCATCGACGCGGCGAAGCCATTGGCAAATACTTACCCATCTTGGTGGCCTACCTCGTGGCCCGCGGCCTAATCGGCATCATCACCGACTCCGAAGCGGTGTACTTTGGCATCGGTATCGGCACCAAAGCCTGCATCGGCGCCGCCCTAGTAATAACCGCCTTAGCCGGCACCCCATTTATTGAACGCTTCCTGCATCAAGCAGTGCCTTTCAACCAAGCCACCCGCAGCCACCCGGCCTACCACCGCATGGCGGTACGCATGACCGTGGGCATCGGCCTTTGGCAGTTCGTGACCTCCGCCTGGGATATTTGGCTGTTTCGACAAACCTCAGTCGACGGCTACCTGCTGATACGCACCCTGGTGGGGTGGCCCGCCGCCATGATCGTCACCCTGGTGGCTTTTTTCTACGCCAACCGGGCTTTAAAAGTTGTTCCCGGCTTCACCAGTATCTTCGACCTCTTAGAAGAAGCCGACGAAAAACGTTAA
- a CDS encoding NUDIX domain-containing protein, producing MATVDPLTPTNQLPTDGVPIRPAATVVLLADRPHLEVLTLRRSDQLVFAPDHTVFPGGVVDQSDHDPRWRDLATCSNPQERPGLAHRVAAVRETLEEVGVMVGFDEPALLDQRRNLEQGRVQFADLLASGGLDLSQVHAISRWVTPMPGPRRYDAYFFVAPAPANAAPAADGGEAVEVAWLRPAQALQQWATGELTMITPTRSILQRLAGYQTTAQVLAAAAIGGPPELVRIGDEHTEKAYFPADPGYHQPHLKEGMGWVWLPAAPA from the coding sequence ATGGCGACTGTTGACCCCCTTACCCCCACCAACCAACTGCCCACCGACGGGGTGCCCATACGGCCCGCCGCCACCGTGGTGCTGCTGGCCGACCGCCCCCACCTCGAAGTGCTCACCCTGCGACGCAGCGACCAACTAGTTTTTGCCCCCGACCACACGGTGTTCCCCGGTGGGGTAGTAGACCAAAGCGACCACGACCCCCGCTGGCGAGACCTCGCCACCTGCTCTAACCCTCAAGAACGACCTGGCCTGGCCCACCGAGTGGCCGCCGTACGCGAAACCCTCGAAGAAGTAGGGGTCATGGTGGGTTTTGACGAACCTGCCTTACTGGACCAACGCCGCAATCTCGAACAAGGCCGTGTGCAGTTCGCCGACCTCTTGGCTTCTGGTGGCCTCGACCTTTCTCAAGTGCACGCCATCAGTCGCTGGGTGACCCCCATGCCCGGCCCCCGTCGCTACGACGCTTACTTTTTTGTAGCCCCCGCCCCCGCTAACGCCGCCCCCGCCGCCGATGGGGGAGAAGCCGTAGAAGTAGCATGGCTGCGCCCCGCTCAGGCATTACAGCAATGGGCAACCGGAGAACTCACCATGATCACCCCCACCCGATCCATATTGCAGCGCCTCGCCGGCTACCAAACCACCGCCCAGGTATTGGCCGCCGCCGCCATCGGTGGGCCACCCGAGTTGGTGCGCATCGGCGACGAACACACCGAAAAAGCTTATTTCCCCGCCGACCCCGGTTATCACCAGCCACATCTCAAAGAAGGCATGGGTTGGGTGTGGCTTCCCGCCGCTCCTGCCTAG
- a CDS encoding SulP family inorganic anion transporter translates to MSENILVDPPSRLTGIDVVAGLSVVLVLIPQSMAYAELAGLPPYLGLFASALPLIAASFFASSPYLQTGPVAMTCLLIFGALSGLATPGSAEYIRLATLLAFVVGVTRLIFGFLKWGRVTYLMTNQVVAGFTSGATLLIIASQLPKIFGTAPPSGGILRQAWWSLSQPGQWGFRSLAFAGVTVVLMLGGRRMHRLFPGALVAVLGGVIWVKVVGFGGPVVGTIATGFPPLSLDLPWDQTGTVLVSGVVIALVGFAEVAAISRVFAEEENQRWSVDREFLSQGFANLTAAFCSSFPVGGSFGRSALNRLSGAQTRWSGLVTGVAVLAFLPFAGSLEVLPRATLGGVVFAAVVGLVKPKKLWRLIQNSAGDALVAGGTFVATLALAPRVERAVILGALLSLATKGWARFGPKATV, encoded by the coding sequence ATGTCTGAAAATATTCTGGTTGATCCGCCGTCTCGCCTCACTGGTATTGATGTTGTTGCTGGTTTGAGTGTGGTCTTGGTGTTGATTCCCCAATCTATGGCTTACGCCGAGTTGGCGGGGTTGCCCCCGTATTTAGGTTTGTTTGCTTCTGCTTTGCCGTTGATTGCTGCCTCTTTTTTTGCTTCGTCGCCTTATTTGCAGACCGGCCCGGTGGCCATGACTTGTTTGCTGATCTTTGGGGCGCTTTCAGGTCTAGCTACTCCGGGGTCAGCGGAGTACATTCGCTTGGCTACTTTGCTGGCTTTTGTGGTGGGGGTAACGCGGCTTATTTTTGGTTTCCTTAAATGGGGACGCGTTACTTATTTGATGACCAATCAGGTAGTTGCGGGGTTCACTTCAGGGGCCACGCTGTTGATTATCGCTTCGCAGTTGCCGAAGATTTTTGGTACAGCACCACCTTCGGGGGGCATTTTGCGGCAGGCTTGGTGGTCGCTGAGTCAGCCTGGGCAATGGGGTTTTCGGTCGTTGGCTTTTGCCGGGGTCACCGTGGTTTTAATGCTGGGCGGTCGCCGGATGCATCGTTTGTTTCCTGGGGCTTTAGTGGCTGTTTTGGGTGGGGTAATTTGGGTAAAGGTTGTGGGTTTTGGTGGCCCAGTGGTGGGGACTATCGCTACGGGTTTCCCACCTTTGAGTTTGGATTTGCCATGGGACCAAACGGGAACGGTATTGGTGAGTGGCGTGGTGATTGCTTTGGTGGGTTTTGCTGAAGTGGCCGCTATTTCTCGGGTTTTCGCCGAGGAAGAGAACCAACGTTGGTCGGTAGATCGAGAGTTTTTGAGCCAAGGTTTTGCCAATTTAACCGCCGCTTTTTGTTCATCTTTTCCGGTGGGTGGGTCGTTTGGGCGATCGGCCTTGAACCGATTGTCGGGGGCGCAAACTCGTTGGTCTGGTTTGGTTACTGGGGTGGCGGTCTTGGCTTTTTTACCTTTTGCCGGGTCGTTAGAGGTTCTCCCTCGGGCGACTTTGGGGGGTGTGGTGTTTGCCGCAGTGGTGGGTTTGGTGAAACCGAAAAAACTTTGGCGGCTTATCCAAAACTCGGCGGGCGATGCTTTAGTAGCGGGGGGTACTTTTGTAGCTACTTTGGCTTTGGCGCCGCGGGTAGAGCGGGCAGTCATTTTGGGAGCGCTACTTTCGTTGGCTACTAAAGGGTGGGCGCGTTTTGGCCCCAAGGCGACCGTTTAG